Within the Corynebacterium tuberculostearicum genome, the region CAGTTGAAGACGTTCCATACGGCCTTAACGTAGTCAGCCTTAACGTTCTTGTACTGCAGGTAGAAAGCGTGCTCCCACATATCCAGCATCAGCAGCGGGGTGAAGTTGATGGAGGTATTACCCTGCTGGTCAGTCAGCTGCTCGATGATGAGGCGGCCAGCAATGTGGTCGTAGCCCAGAACTGCCCAGCCAGAGCCCTGCAGGGAGGTAGCAGCAGCGGAGAAGTGAGCCTTGAACTTCTCAAAGGAGCCGAAGTCGCGGTTGATGGCCTCTGCCAGCTCGCCGGTAGGCTCGCCGCCACCGTTCGGGGACAGGTTCTTCCAGAAGATGGAGTGGTTGGTGTGGCCACCCAGGTTAAATGCCAAGTTCTTGGAGAGGGCGCGGATGCGATCCGGGTTAGCCTCACCGTTGCGCTCTTCCTCGAGTGCCTCGAGTGCAGCGTTAGCGCCAGCAACGTAGGTTGCGTGGTGCTTATCGTGGTGGAGCTCCATGATCTCTGCGGAGATGTGTGGCTCCAGTGCGTCGAATGCGTATGGGAGGTCAGGAAGTTCGTAAACAGCCATTTTTAAATCCTTTCTTCGGGTACGTGTCCCGATGATAGGCACCGTGGAAAGATTTCGCCATGATTAATTCGAATTGTGGAACTAGCGGGAATATTAACTGGCCGCGGAATAGCTTTTCGCAGTACAACGTTGGGAAGAAGGAATAAGGAAGGAGCTATACCTCATGTGGATGTTTAAACCGGAGCCTAAACTCGTCGCCGCAGACGAAGCCCTGCCGGGGCGAACCGAACCGATTCTGGACCCTGCTCCGCACGCTGTTTTAGGAACGCCGATTACCGGACCGTGGAAAGAAGGCCAGCGTTCCATCCTCATTGCGGTGGGATGTTTCTGGGGTGCGGAGAAGATGTTTTGGGAGACCGAAGGCGTGGAATCCACCTCGGTGGGCTATGCAGGCGGTACCACCCCGAATCCCACGTACTACGAGGTGTGTCGTGGGCTAACCAACCATGCCGAGGCGGTGGAGGTGGTCTATGACCCGCAGCGTATCAGCCTGCGTGATCTTGTGGTGCAGGCCCTAGAAGCGCACGATCCCACGCAGGGCTTCCGCCAGGGCAACGATGTAGGAACGCAATACCGCTCTGCTTTCTACCCACGCACGGAGGAAGAGCGCGTAGAAATCCAGGGCATCGTGGATTCCTATGCAGAGAAGCTCAAAGAATTCGGATTTGGAGATACCACCACGGAAGTCAAACTCCTCTCCGAAACTGATTCTGGGGAGTACTACCTGGCTGAGGATGAGCATCAGCAGTACTTATATAAGGTACCTAATGGGTACTGCCCGCACCACAGTACTGGGGTGAAATGCGACTAAGCATCGCGCCGAATAAAGCGGGCAATCTTTTTGGCTAACTTCGGCGTGAGCGATTGGCGGGATTGGGATCCTAAGACCTCATCCCAATACCAGAGCATTTCTTCAAAATAGTTGTGTCCGTGCCCGCCAGGGACGTTGAGGGAATTGATCTGGTCCAAGCCAATTTGCCACCAGGTAATAAACGGAACCCAATGCAGCTGCCGGAAGGTATCCGCGTGCAGCGCTTCCGGCTGCGGTTCATGAATCCAGGTGGGCCTGCGCATGAGAAGGTTGAGATCCCACCACACGATGGCGTCGGAAGCATGCTGGGCAATGAGCATGCGGGGTCGGCGCCAGGTATGGGCGTAGTCATTGCCAAAGGCGTCGTGCAGCGTATGGTCAGGAGCCGCCGCGTAGCGCACATGTTTACCGCCATCGATAACGGGCAGGCGTTCTAGGGAACCAATATCCCGGCGCAGGCGCTGAGTAAAGTGTGTCATGCGCGGGGGGCCGGAAAAAACTGCGCCATTACACGCGGAAAGTAGGTCTTCCACATTATGGTAGTTATCCATAATGGCGTAGGCGCCAAGCGATTCACCTGCAAAATAGAGCCGTGGGCGGTTTTCCTCGGGCAGCTTATCTATTTCTTCTTGTATCACCCGAATCAATTCGCGCGCCGCCTGCTTCGGGGCGTTTTTATCCACGAGGTAGGCAAAAACCGAGGGCAGGTAGGAGTACTGCATGGTGACGGTGACGCAATCACCGCCGGTCAAAAACTCATAAGAGCAAGCACCCCAATTATTGATCCACCCCGAGCCGGCGGGCATTTGGATGACGATAGTCTCTCGCCGCAGGGCACCAGTGCGTTCGAGTTCGGCGCGGATCTTCTCCGCGGATTGCTGGAAGGAGCGCCCTGGGATGTATCCGGCGTAGATGCGGATGGGTTCCTTGGCATCGATTCCCGTCGCTGTGCGGATATCGCGGGCGCGGGGGCCATTGGAGACAAACCGGCGTCCCTGCTGTCCCAATGCCGACCACGGCTCGAGCGACCACGGGCTGCCGGAGCGCTCCGGCTCCCACGGCATAGAAGTGCCGGGAAAAATCTGTTTATTAATTCGCTGCGCTTGGTGCGATAGTGAGCGCAGCCAGCGTCGAAAGACCACGCGATCAGAAAGCGCAAATGCCGTGAGGCTCAGTCCGGCGGTAACCACCGGCCAAGCAATGAGTGCAGGCACCCAGCGGCCTAGCTGGCGTGACAGTTTAGTGACGGCAAGCTGCGTTGCTTCCCCGATGAGTAGGAGAGTGCCGTAGCCCGCGGTGCCCGCGGCCAAGCCGATGGCCGCCGTGGCGGGCCCACGCACGAGTTGCTTATTGACCAACTCCGCCTGCTTTTTCTGGTTGCGCAGCGAAAGCACGGCATTAAATGCAGTCCCGGCGCCAATAGCAAGGTGCACAATTTGTCGATGTTGAGGGCCAAGGCGGTCCTGCGGGCGCTTGCCAATGCTATTGAGGACAAAGCTTGTCGACGCCGCCCCAAGATGCCCAATGCCCTGACCAATTGCCACGTTGGCGGCGGTCACCCACCACGGGCGAGGAAGGAGAGAGGGCGAAATAGCCGCCCACGTGGCCAATTCCGCACCCAAAATTCCAGCCGACATATTGGGCGGTAAGGTTTGCCGGCTGGTCATACGGACGATGGGCGTGAGATCCGCGGCTACGCCAAGAGCGATTAGTGCAGCGCGGCGGAGAGCGCGTTTCATAATGCCCGATTGTCCCAGATTTCGGTGGGAATTTCAGAGTGAGATCTAGCCCGTGCAAAGATCCCCAAATAGTTGCACAATGGGGTCATGGCAAATCATGTAGGAAACAAGGTAGTTCTCATCGGCGCCGGCGACGTAGGAGTCGCCTACGCCTTCGCTCTCATCAACCAAAGCATCGTTGACCACCTGGCAATCATCGACATCGATGAAAAGAAGCTAGAAGGCAACGTCATGGACCTCAACCACGGTGTTGTTTGGGCCCCCACCCGCACCCGCGTCACCAAGGGCACCTACGCTGATTGCGCAGACGCCGATATGGTCGTCATCTGCGCCGGTGCCGCACAGAAGCCGGGCGAGACCCGCCTGGACCTGGTGGGCAAGAACGTCAAGATCATGAACAGCATCGTCTCTGACGTCATGGCGAATGACTTTGATGGCATCTTCCTGGTTGCCTCCAACCCAGTGGATATCCTGACCTACGCCGTATGGAAGGCTTCCGGCCTGGACCACAAGCGCGTCATCGGCTCGGGCACCGTGCTGGACTCCGCTCGTTTCCGCTACATGCTGGGCGAGCTGGAAGATGTTGCACCGAAGTCCGTACACGCCTACATCGTGGGCGAGCACGGCGATTCCGAGCTGCCGGCCGTCTCCACCGCGAATATCGCTGGTGTCCCGATGTCCAAGAAGCTGGACTCGGATCCGGAGTATGCAGAGCGCATCGAGAAGATCTTCGAAGATACCCGTGATGCCGCCTACTCCATCATTGACGCTAAGGGCTCTACTTCCTTTGGCATCGGCATGGGCCTGGCCCGCATCACCGCCGCCGTCATCCAGAACCAGGACGTGGCACTGCCAGTATCTGCTTACCTGCAGGGCGAGTACGGCGTAGAGGATCTCTACATCGGCACCGCTGCCATCATCAACCGTTCCGGCATCGTGCGCGCGATTGAGCTGCAGCTCAATGAACACGAAAAGGAGCGTTTCGATGCTTCTGCCAAGACCCTGAATGACATCAAGGAAGAGTTCTTCGGCTAGTGAAGATTGTCGCCCATAGGGGATACTCCGGAAAATATCCGGAGCTATCCCCTCTAGCTTTTGAAAAAGCCCTAGATTTGCCAATTCACGGCGTCGAGTGCGATGTGCGCTTGACGCGCGATGGAAAAGTAGTGGTCCAGCACGATCCCACGTTGGACCGCACCGCGGGGCGCCCCGGCCGCATTTCCAAGATGGACTGGGAAGAATTGCGCGGCGTTGACATCGGTTCGGGCCAGCGCATGATGCTTCTCGACGAACTCTTGGAACTGCTCGAGGGCAAACCGCACCACCTTTATATCGAGACTAAGCACCCCTCCGGGCAGGGCGACATCCTGGAGGAGCAAACGGTGCTGCGCCTGCGTTATGCGGGGCTTTTCGATGACCCCCGGATCCACGTCATTTCCTTTTCCCACCACGCCATCCGCCGCATGCAGAATTTGGCGCCGCACATGGACCGGATCTATCTTCGCCGCGATTGGGAACGCCACGTCAACCGTCCCGATGTAATGCTGTCCAGGCCCACCGCGCTTGGCGTATCGTTGTTGCGCGCGAAGCTGCAGCCGGCAATTATCGGCGCGCAGGGATTGCCTACCTACCTGTGGACCGTAGACAAGCCGGAGGATATGAAGTGGGCGTGGGCTAACGGGGTAGATATGCTCGCCACCAACCAACCCGAAGTGGCCCTACATGCCATTGAGCTCTAGTAAGCAGGTATCTTGGAGGCATGGCCAAGAAGAAAAAGAACAAGGAACAGCTGCCTGAGGGCATGTCCCGCCGCCAGGCAAAGCTCGCTGCCCGCGCCAAAGAGCGCGCCGCCCTGGAAAAGGATCCCCGCCCCTACGGCGGACTTGCTGCGGAGGCCTCCCTGGTCGCCATGCAGGAGTTCGTCCCCTCCGCTTTTGCCAAGCTTGACGTCAAAGGCTGCGACAAGAACGTGTATGTAGCCACCGTCCTGCCGGGTGCTTCTGCTGCGCTCATTCGTGACACCGAATTTGGCGGCGATGCCTTCGTGGGCCTGCAGGTGCAGTCCCACACCCACAACCCGGGCCGCGACCTCGCCTTTGCCCTTAACTGGGTGAAGAATAACGAGCCGGGTGCCACCCTGGAATCCACCGCGGCTGACGGCTCGGAGCCGAAGCTGGAGGAGCTTATCGATGCCTCCGCTACCCTCGACGTGCAGGTTCACCAGGACTTCGAATGGTGGATTCCGGAGGGAGCACAGGTCACCCCGCAGATTGCGCAGTCGCTACGCGCCGCTAATGATTCCGTCATCGAGTCCCACCAGGTGGGCGAGAACATCACCGGTGCGGCCTTCTGGGCAAATGCCGGCGGCGGCAAGGCCCACATCCGTTGGGTCCGCCCGAGTGATGATGAAGCCGCATTCCTGAACGCACTGGCGCGCGTCGCCGCCCGCGGTGAGCTGAACTTGGGCGAGGGCACCAAGTTCGCCGGTGTTTTCCGCACCCACGGTCTCATCGCTCCAGTCTTCGACTTGGATCCAGAGGTTGACCACGCTTCCTATGAGGAGCACCTCACCCGCGTGGACAAGGCCTTGGAGGAAGAAATCTCTAATGATGCCCAGCTGAACGCCGATGAGCGCAAGCAGCTAGAAAACATCAAGTCCCGCCAGGTGACCCTGCGCTAAAGACAGGAAATGGCCCTTCCCCGGTAGAGGAAGGGCCATTTTTTAATCGCTATTTGAGAGAATCCCACAACCCGGCGGCTGCTTCATCGTCCCAGAGGACGACGTTGCCAACCTCGGTATCTTGGAAACCGCCGATGGGGACGGTTTCAGTGTCTACACCGGAGCCCATGGCCAGTGCCACGCGGGCGAGGTGCCAGACGTGGTCGCCCTCGTCCACGATGAACGAGGAGGCGGTGTGGTTGACCAAGGAGAAGGCGCGGAATGGGTTAATCAGGGTGGCTGGGGAAGCAACCTTATCCAGTAGGGCGGAGAAGAATTCGCGCTGTCGCTGCACGCGGTCAAGGTCACCCATGGCGGTAGCACGAGTGCGCACGTAACCGAGGGCGTCGCGGCCCTTGAGCTTCTGGCAGCCATCTTGGAGATCAATGCCGGCCAGCGGGTCATTGATGGGTTCCTTTACGCACACGTCTACGCCGCCGACGGAGTCGACCACATTGGCTAGGCCACCCATGCCGATCTCGGCATAGTGGTCGATGTGCAAACCGGTCGTGCCCTCAACGGTTTGGGCAAGGAGCTGCGGTCCACCGTAGGTAAAGGCGGCATTGATCTTGTCCATGCCAAAACCGGGGACTTCCACGTAGCTATCGCGTGGGATGGAAACGAGCTTGGCCTTGCCGGTGCGAGGGATGTGCAGCAGCATGATGGTATCGGTGCGGCCCTCGCCCACATCTCCACCGGTGCCTAGCTCCGCCTGCTGTTCCTCGCTGAGTCCTTGGCGGGAATCGGAACCGACGAGCAACCAATTGGTGCCGGCGGTATTAGACACTTGTTCTTCTGGCAGCGCCTCCACGCGGGTGAGGCGGGCATCGGTCCAGAACATGAAGACGAGGTTGAATACCAGCAGGACAACGAGCGCCAAGCCAACGCAGCCGAGGGCACGCTTGGCCGGATTGACCTTTTTGCGCCGGCTATGCGGGCGCTGCCGGGGCGCCGGGCGCGGTTCGGTGCGACGAGGCGGGCGCTGCTGTGCGCGGTACTGGCTGGGGTAGCGGCTCGGTGTTGGCGGCGGAGTGCGACGCGGGGGCTGTTGCTGCCGCTGTGGTTGCGGAGCGCGGAAGGATTGTTGCTCGGGTTCCACGCGCCGCGGCGCCGGGCGGGCGGAGGAACGGCGTCGAATGGGGCGGCCGTATCGATCCTTGAGGGGACGTCCATCGGCCCCAAGGACGAATTCAGTGGAGGCATCGTCGCCGGCGCGGCGGGCCTCCCTATGCGGATCTCGTCCTGATTCAGTCATGCGCTATACCTTACAAGGAGCAGGGAGCAACGCCTGCTTCGCGACGTCCCCTACAGGCATTTTCACAGGAAGGAATAACCCACGAAAGCGACGGCGTCGATAAGAAAATGCGCTATGACCAGCGGCCATACCCGCCCCGTGCGGTGGTAGTAGTAGCCGTAGATTAAACCCATGATGATATTGCCAAAGCCAGCGGAAACTCCCTGGTAGAGGTGATAAGAACCGCGCAGGATGGAGCTTGCGGCCAGCGTGGCTGGCAGCGACCAGCGGGCCTGGCGCAAACGCGTCATCAGCCACATCACCACCACGGTTTCCTCCGCGAAGGCGTTGGCGCCGGCCTTGAGGAGGGAAACGGGGATTTCCACCCAAGCATTGGCGAAGTCGCCGGGGATGACCTCCTTGCTCCACCCCAAGTGCACCGCCGCGACATACAGGGCGAGCCCCGGGATGCCAATGAGGGCGGCAAGCCCTGCTCCTTCTAGCCAGTCGCGGGCGCGGTGGGCACGGGGCACAAAGCGGTCCTTGGCCAGCAGGAAAAGCGCTAAGGCTCCATAGGAAAAGAGCACGGCGGCCGAGCACAGCTGCAGTCCCATATCCACCCAGGCAAGAGAGGATTGGCTGGAATTGAGCGTGACCGATTGCTCGTTGAGGCGCTGCGGGGAGGCCAAGGAATTGACGAGGTTTAATACCGCCCGCACCCCGGAAATACCAAAAGTGAGGGTGAGGACGATGAGCAGCTCGGTGCGTAAGGATTTGGTCATGGGTGCAGGATGTGGGCGAGGCCGAGGAGGGCGGCGTCGGAAAGCGTAATGCCTCCCAGGTGTACGCCCACCGGCGGGTGATTGGGAACGGCCCATGGCACGGAAATGGCTGGCAGGCGGGCCATGTTGAAGAGGGAACCCCACGGAGACCACCGGGTCTGGGCTGCGAAATTCTCCGCATGGGGCAAGGACAGGAACGAACCAATACGCGGCGGGTCCGTGGTGAGCATCGGGGTGAGGATGGCATCGACGCCCCATTCCTGGGCCAGCAAGTCGGGCAGCTGCCGGACATGCGCCCGCGCCGCGGCCAGCTCAGCGGCGCTTACGCGCCGGCCCTGCTGAGCAATCCACTCGGCGTAGCCTGCCGCCGGGTTGAGCCCCGCCAAGCGGGAGGTAAAGGTCGTGCGGAAATGCGCAAAGGTGGCCCGGGCCTGCGGATACGGGGAAATGGGCACCACGGTGAAGCCGGCTGCCTGTAGGCGTTGGGCGGCCTCGCGGGTGGCGCGCAGATGGTGGGCATCGACGCTGGCATCACAAAACAGGGGCTCTACCAGCAGGCCGATGCGGGCGCGCGGGGTGATCATGCGGTGGCCATGCAGAAAGGCATTATCGGCCACGGTCCGGGTGATAAAGCCCTGCACACCCAGTTCTTTTCCTGCCGGTTTAAAGCCCACCACGCCGCAGGCCGCGGCCGGCACCCGGATGGAACCGCCGCCATCGCTGGCGTGCGCCGCGCGCAGCAACCCCCGCGCGACCTGTACCGCCGCACCGCCCGAGGAACCACCCGGAGTGCAGCCGGGAAAGAGGGGATTATCGGGATGGGGCAGGCCTACTGGTTCCGTATCTACGCGCAGACCCAACTCCGGGGTGGAGGACTTACCGATGATGTGCGCACCCTGCTTCTCCAAGGCCTCAATAAAGGCATCGCTGCGCTCGGGGTAGTAGGTGCGATCGACATTTCCCAAGGTAGTAGGCATGCCGCGGACATCGCAGAGATCCTTAGCGGAGAGGACCCAGCCGCTCAGCCGGCCTCGGCCGGAGGGCTCGCGGTCTACATTCAGGTAGGTGAAACCGTGCTCCTCGGGGGTAAGGCCGTGCAGATCCGCGCGGAGTTGTTCTACGGAAAAGTCCATGGGGCACCAGTCTAGTGGGCTAAGGTGACGTGCATGACTACCACCATCGCCTTCCTGGGGCCGGCCGGCACCTTTACGGAAGCGGCCGTGCATAAGTTTGCCGCGCACCTGCCGCAGGTAGAGACCATGCCGGTTGGCTCGCCTTCGGAGGCCGTGGCCGCCGTGCGCGCCGGGCAAGCCGAGTACGCCTGCGTAGCCATTGAAAATTCCGTCGACGGCGCGGTCACCACCACCTTTGATGCACTCGTTGAAGCCGAACCGGTGCAGATTTACCGCGAGGTGGATATCCCCGTGGCTTTTAACATCATGACCCGGCAAGGCGCGGGCGACATTGCGCGGCTGAGCACCCACCCGGTGGCGTTCCAGCAAATTCGCGGCTGGGTAAAAGACAATCTGCCGAAGGTAGAGTTCGTGCCGGCCAGTTCCAATGCCGCTGCGGCCGAGGCTGTAGCCCATGGGGAAGCGGATGCGGCCGCAGCGCCGGCGCGGGCCGCCGAGATCTTTGGGCTGGAAACCATCGCCCAGGGCGTGGCAGATGTTGAGGGCGCCGCAACGCGCTTTGTCCTGGTGGGGCGTCCGGGAAAACCAACTGCAAGGACTGGCCAGGACCGCACCAGCGTCATCTTCACCCTGCCAAATGAACCGGGCAGCCTGGTGGGGGCGTTGCAGGACTTTGCGCACCGCGGGGTGGACCTGTCCCGGATTGAGTCGCGCCCCACGCGAGAGGCCTTTGGCACGTACCGCTTCTACGTGGACCTTATCGGGCACATTGACGATCAGCCGGTGGCGGAGGCGCTGCGGGCCTTGTGGTTGCGGGCAGAGGACCTGCTTTTCCTCGGCTCCTGGCCGGCGGCAACCCCTGCGGGCAAGCCACCGCGCGATCTGGCAGCGGCGGATGACTGGGTAGCGCGGGCGCGCAGGGGCCAATAATCTAGAAGCATGCCCGGAAGAATTATCCTGCTGCGTCACGGCCAGACCTATTCCAATATTTCCCGCTTCCTCGATACTCGCCCGCCCGGGGCAGAGCTTACCGAGCGCGGCCGCGACCAAGCCACGGAGGTAGGCCGGGAGCTAGCGCAGTTGGTGGGCGAGCGCGAGGTGGAATTTAAATGCTCCATTGCCCTGCGCGCTCAGCAGACCGCGATGCTGGCGGCACGCGCCTTTGAGCAGGAGCGCGGTATGCCGGAATTCTCTCAGCGCGTTGACGTAATCTCCGGCGTGCACGAAATTTTCGCCGGTGACTGGGAGATGGACGGTAGCGAAGATGCCCATCGGTCGCACATGGTGGCCATGCGTGGCTGGTGCGATGGCGAGCGCGGCGCTGGGATGGAAGGCGGCGAGACCTTGGATGATGTGTTGGCGCGCTACCAGCCGGTGCTGGAGGGCATTGCGAAGCAGCTTGCCGACGACCACGATGTCATTCTCGTCAGCCACGGTGCCGCTATCCGCGTGGTCACCAAACACGCCACGGGTGTTGATGCCGACTTTGCCTATACCGGCTACCTGGCCAATTGCCGCTTTATGGTGATGGAACCGCACGGCAAGGACTTTGGTGAGTGGACGTTAACCCAGTGGGCGGATACGGAGCTCTAGCCCCAGCCCAAGCGGTGCAGCTCCTCTTCTTCGAGGCCAAAGTAATGGCCGAGTTCGTGGAATACGGTGACCTTAACCTGCTCTGCCAATTCTTCCTCGCTGCCGGACCAGCGCTGCAGCGTGTTGCGGTAAATGAAGATCGCATCGGGCAGGAATCCGGCGTGATCGAAAGTGCGGTGAGGCAGTGCGACGCCCTCGTAGAGCCCTAGCAACATAGGGTTATCGGGATTTTCATCTTCGACCAAGATGACGAGGTTGCGCATGCGGCGCACGAATTCCTCGGGGACTTGATCGAGCGCCTCGTTGACCATCTCATCGAAGCGCTCTTCCGATACCTCCACCATTAGGGCGCTGGGGCCGGTGCGGGGGCGGCGGACTCGGGTGCCGGATTATTGTCCTTGCTCTCACGCAGTGGATTGCGCTCAGGGCGTTCCTCCGGCGGTTGGCCGTCGATAGTCAGCGCCTGGCGGCCACCGGTAGCGGAACCAGTGATGGCAGAGAAACCGCCGCCTTCGCGGGCGTGCACAAGGGAGCAATTGACGGACTTGGTGCCGCCGTTCCACGAGGCCTCGGTGATAGAGCCCCAGAATGGTTGCAGCGTGGACTGGTAGAGCTGCTCCTCGCCGCCAAGGTAGTCCTCGGTGGCGGCGGTACACGTATCGGATAGGAACTTGTCCATATCCTTGCCGTCCGGGTAACCGTCAGGGAACTGCTTGCCCACATCGATGACGGAAACGGTCTCCATTTGGTGGGGCTTGGCGCAGTCGACGACGTGCGGAACCTGCTTGTCATCGATGGCCAAGCATTCGCCCGGCTTGGCGAGGTTAGCCTGCTCGGAGGCCTCGACGTTGCCGGTAGTAAGCTGCGGTACGCCGTGATCATCGGTGGTTTGCAGGCCGCACAGCAAGGTGCGGTCGCCGCGATCCCAGGCGGACTGCGGCGGCAGAATGGACGCCACATCGTACTTGCCATTCGGATCCCATTTACCGTGCAGGTAGCCCACAGTGGCGGATTCGCACAGCTCATCGCGCAATTGGTGTTGGCGGGTAAGCGCTGGGCGGGTGGCATCAGGGCCGAATTCGCTGGTGGGGTAGACGCTGAGGTCTTCGGTCTTGGAAACCTCGAAGCGGTGCTGATCGGAGCACGGTACTTCCTTGAACCCGGTGGCGGAGCCATCCTGGGCGATGTCCCACGTCAAGCAAGCGCCGGCGGCCGCAGCGGTGAAGGGCTCCGGTTTAGGAGCGGCGGTTTCTGAAGTATCCCCGCTATTGTGCTGCTGGGCAGCGGTAGTGTCTTCGCCGCCCGATTTGTGGGAGCTGATAACGCCATAGATGCCCATGAAAACGGCCGCCGCGATTGCCGCAATCAAGACAATCTGGACGGCCACAGCGGAACGCCACGCAGGTGATTTCTTCATAAGGCCTTTAATCTTACCTTTTAAGCAGGGTGCTGGCTAGATACTGTTCTCCCTAGCCACCCGGGTAGTCAGGCGGTAGCGGTCGGTGCGGTAGACGGAGGAACACCACTCCACCGGCCTATCGCCCGAGCGGGAGTAGCGCACGATGTGCAGCAGTGGGGTGCCCACGGGGACGTCGAGAAGCGGGGCAGTGTCCGCATCGGCGGAAATCGCCGAGACCGTTTGATCCGCATCGGTAATGGGGACGTTAAAGACGGAGTCGAGGATGGCGTAGACCGAATTGTAGGTGTCATTTTCTAGCAGGCTGGGCGCATACGTGGAGTTATACCAGCCGTCATCAATGGAGTAGGGCTCGCCATCGCCCAAGCGCAGGCGGCGCAGGTGAATATGTTCGGTTTGGGCAGGAGTATCAAAAAAGAGGGCGGCATCCTCCGGGG harbors:
- a CDS encoding DUF5926 family protein, coding for MAKKKKNKEQLPEGMSRRQAKLAARAKERAALEKDPRPYGGLAAEASLVAMQEFVPSAFAKLDVKGCDKNVYVATVLPGASAALIRDTEFGGDAFVGLQVQSHTHNPGRDLAFALNWVKNNEPGATLESTAADGSEPKLEELIDASATLDVQVHQDFEWWIPEGAQVTPQIAQSLRAANDSVIESHQVGENITGAAFWANAGGGKAHIRWVRPSDDEAAFLNALARVAARGELNLGEGTKFAGVFRTHGLIAPVFDLDPEVDHASYEEHLTRVDKALEEEISNDAQLNADERKQLENIKSRQVTLR
- a CDS encoding superoxide dismutase, producing MAVYELPDLPYAFDALEPHISAEIMELHHDKHHATYVAGANAALEALEEERNGEANPDRIRALSKNLAFNLGGHTNHSIFWKNLSPNGGGEPTGELAEAINRDFGSFEKFKAHFSAAATSLQGSGWAVLGYDHIAGRLIIEQLTDQQGNTSINFTPLLMLDMWEHAFYLQYKNVKADYVKAVWNVFNWDDVAERFAAATK
- a CDS encoding LCP family protein; the encoded protein is MTESGRDPHREARRAGDDASTEFVLGADGRPLKDRYGRPIRRRSSARPAPRRVEPEQQSFRAPQPQRQQQPPRRTPPPTPSRYPSQYRAQQRPPRRTEPRPAPRQRPHSRRKKVNPAKRALGCVGLALVVLLVFNLVFMFWTDARLTRVEALPEEQVSNTAGTNWLLVGSDSRQGLSEEQQAELGTGGDVGEGRTDTIMLLHIPRTGKAKLVSIPRDSYVEVPGFGMDKINAAFTYGGPQLLAQTVEGTTGLHIDHYAEIGMGGLANVVDSVGGVDVCVKEPINDPLAGIDLQDGCQKLKGRDALGYVRTRATAMGDLDRVQRQREFFSALLDKVASPATLINPFRAFSLVNHTASSFIVDEGDHVWHLARVALAMGSGVDTETVPIGGFQDTEVGNVVLWDDEAAAGLWDSLK
- a CDS encoding amidase; the encoded protein is MDFSVEQLRADLHGLTPEEHGFTYLNVDREPSGRGRLSGWVLSAKDLCDVRGMPTTLGNVDRTYYPERSDAFIEALEKQGAHIIGKSSTPELGLRVDTEPVGLPHPDNPLFPGCTPGGSSGGAAVQVARGLLRAAHASDGGGSIRVPAAACGVVGFKPAGKELGVQGFITRTVADNAFLHGHRMITPRARIGLLVEPLFCDASVDAHHLRATREAAQRLQAAGFTVVPISPYPQARATFAHFRTTFTSRLAGLNPAAGYAEWIAQQGRRVSAAELAAARAHVRQLPDLLAQEWGVDAILTPMLTTDPPRIGSFLSLPHAENFAAQTRWSPWGSLFNMARLPAISVPWAVPNHPPVGVHLGGITLSDAALLGLAHILHP
- the msrA gene encoding peptide-methionine (S)-S-oxide reductase MsrA, whose product is MWMFKPEPKLVAADEALPGRTEPILDPAPHAVLGTPITGPWKEGQRSILIAVGCFWGAEKMFWETEGVESTSVGYAGGTTPNPTYYEVCRGLTNHAEAVEVVYDPQRISLRDLVVQALEAHDPTQGFRQGNDVGTQYRSAFYPRTEEERVEIQGIVDSYAEKLKEFGFGDTTTEVKLLSETDSGEYYLAEDEHQQYLYKVPNGYCPHHSTGVKCD
- a CDS encoding CPBP family intramembrane glutamic endopeptidase, translating into MTKSLRTELLIVLTLTFGISGVRAVLNLVNSLASPQRLNEQSVTLNSSQSSLAWVDMGLQLCSAAVLFSYGALALFLLAKDRFVPRAHRARDWLEGAGLAALIGIPGLALYVAAVHLGWSKEVIPGDFANAWVEIPVSLLKAGANAFAEETVVVMWLMTRLRQARWSLPATLAASSILRGSYHLYQGVSAGFGNIIMGLIYGYYYHRTGRVWPLVIAHFLIDAVAFVGYSFL
- a CDS encoding L-lactate dehydrogenase, with the protein product MANHVGNKVVLIGAGDVGVAYAFALINQSIVDHLAIIDIDEKKLEGNVMDLNHGVVWAPTRTRVTKGTYADCADADMVVICAGAAQKPGETRLDLVGKNVKIMNSIVSDVMANDFDGIFLVASNPVDILTYAVWKASGLDHKRVIGSGTVLDSARFRYMLGELEDVAPKSVHAYIVGEHGDSELPAVSTANIAGVPMSKKLDSDPEYAERIEKIFEDTRDAAYSIIDAKGSTSFGIGMGLARITAAVIQNQDVALPVSAYLQGEYGVEDLYIGTAAIINRSGIVRAIELQLNEHEKERFDASAKTLNDIKEEFFG
- a CDS encoding alpha/beta-hydrolase family protein, producing MKRALRRAALIALGVAADLTPIVRMTSRQTLPPNMSAGILGAELATWAAISPSLLPRPWWVTAANVAIGQGIGHLGAASTSFVLNSIGKRPQDRLGPQHRQIVHLAIGAGTAFNAVLSLRNQKKQAELVNKQLVRGPATAAIGLAAGTAGYGTLLLIGEATQLAVTKLSRQLGRWVPALIAWPVVTAGLSLTAFALSDRVVFRRWLRSLSHQAQRINKQIFPGTSMPWEPERSGSPWSLEPWSALGQQGRRFVSNGPRARDIRTATGIDAKEPIRIYAGYIPGRSFQQSAEKIRAELERTGALRRETIVIQMPAGSGWINNWGACSYEFLTGGDCVTVTMQYSYLPSVFAYLVDKNAPKQAARELIRVIQEEIDKLPEENRPRLYFAGESLGAYAIMDNYHNVEDLLSACNGAVFSGPPRMTHFTQRLRRDIGSLERLPVIDGGKHVRYAAAPDHTLHDAFGNDYAHTWRRPRMLIAQHASDAIVWWDLNLLMRRPTWIHEPQPEALHADTFRQLHWVPFITWWQIGLDQINSLNVPGGHGHNYFEEMLWYWDEVLGSQSRQSLTPKLAKKIARFIRRDA
- a CDS encoding glycerophosphodiester phosphodiesterase family protein, which codes for MKIVAHRGYSGKYPELSPLAFEKALDLPIHGVECDVRLTRDGKVVVQHDPTLDRTAGRPGRISKMDWEELRGVDIGSGQRMMLLDELLELLEGKPHHLYIETKHPSGQGDILEEQTVLRLRYAGLFDDPRIHVISFSHHAIRRMQNLAPHMDRIYLRRDWERHVNRPDVMLSRPTALGVSLLRAKLQPAIIGAQGLPTYLWTVDKPEDMKWAWANGVDMLATNQPEVALHAIEL